DNA from Coffea arabica cultivar ET-39 chromosome 10c, Coffea Arabica ET-39 HiFi, whole genome shotgun sequence:
acatGTGCTCCTTTATGAGATGTGTatacatgaattattttggcgttgaaccccttgagcttgtagttcggggtgacttttgtggGGTCCGATCTCAAGgcctagacggactattcgagccggccaAGGCTTGGTCGAAACTAGTCCAACCCAgtcttgaggtcaccaagtttgtaagTTCAAGTTGTGAatcaagtttgtgaaccgagcttgcgaAGCAAGTTCAATTTTGTTTCGTttgctcgagcaagtttgtgagatgactggccagtgagggtgataaggtatTAGGTGGGAGtataagtggagttctacggatctTATTtgtagtcgacggagtgtcgacaggaggtcacacatggaaCATGacgtggctttggagccaacctgtatctttacttgtgttgttatttatatattttgatttgacaattttgtgaCGTAATTGATTATcttaatgtgaaatttatgattttacccctgtttacttactaaatatatagcttacccctttccctttgttttccttaacaggggccgacgcggaGAACTTTTGGCACTATCACTAGAATAGTTAGGCTTGGTTTGTAATAACTAGACGACTAAgatgtttctttttgttttagtggtttgtataaggaccctccttagggtccaCTTTCTGCTGTTGTTATCATAATATAATATAGTGGTCTGAATAAATACTTTtgggatgtaaatagaactcttttggagttggatatattatgaatagtacgcttttggtttatctagtttttattattttacaatttcgaatcctggcgcgagctagacaggcatcccgccgataccctggggttcgcccttgggaaaAACGGGGCGTCACACGAATCGTCATATCGAGTCAGCaaaggcttggtcgagaagacTGATAAATCTTGAGAACTGTTTACTGAACACTGAAaatcgatatactcgagtattaccaaactactttTTTTGGTGTGCGGGgccggtagggggttgattggtggatggagattggtgaaagcggtgttctacggacttacATTCTATGAATACAAACATTGATGAAGAGTCAACGGATCGAGTTATGATCAAGCTCCAGTGGTTATTGGCTTTTGAAACCACCCATAttcttgaattgaactgtgattaaactaCTATCTTACTGCACGgtgtttacttgattattttgtgaccttatttggctatgtatttacttgttttaattggaacctcattgggcgttagctcaccccactccctttgttttccttaacagatcggggatggatttgatcaagagctttcttaactttacattgttttggacttgtatttgagattgtaaccttttgtttaagTAGACCTTACTTTTGACTCCTGCAAGTTTAAACCTATAAGTTCGACTTTTGTTATGTAAGTTTATGTGTGGAGTGGTAAGTTGACATTTGGCTATATGTATACTAAGCTTTTGGATTGTTGGTGAAGTGATTATGTTTTAATTAGGGTTACACTCctttgcatggaagatattTCATCCGCTTCATTTGagttattagtactttgatcaactgagccctggcgagagctgtgcaggcagtccgctgacaccctagggttcgccctagggagaggtggggctgtcacagttggtatcaaagtctaggtttgaattggcctggaCGAACTAGAAATTTTTGACTTTAGGATTAGATTTGATTATTGcccttaagagtacttaagtttTATCTACACTTTGTATAGGATGGAAGGATCGAGTGGCTCGAGCAATAGGCCAACTGGCGAGACATCTCGTGGGGATTTACCAATGTTTAAATATCAAATCAGGCCCGGGGGAGCTAGAGTCTATTGGAGcccatcaaatcgctacaggcATTGCGAATGCCGCCATACTTATACTTACCCTAATGAAGTAGTGTTGGTCATAGTGAAGGAACGAAAAGTGCTCGCGATGGACAATTCGAGGCTTGAAGTTGAGGTGAATCAACTGAAGGAAACTGTTAAAACGCAAGCCGATCGGATTAAGGAGCTTGAGTACGATGTGGTTGAAGGCCAAGAAAGAGTAGATAACCTCTGTGCACAACTAGAAGAAGCGCAGGAGCGCATGGTTAAGAGGGCCAGAAAAGTGAGGGTTAGAGCTGAATCGATTTTGAACATTTGTAATAACTTACTTAGGGATGAGAGCGATGACGCTTCTTACATAGAAGGCGAGGTCGAAGATGAACCCGCCCAGTCTGGTGGGTCAACTAGTCCTACGGCGGACTAAACCTTTACTCCTAGGCTactattttggatgattttgactacCATACATAGAAAGGATAGGGGATGTGATGACTTGGTGGTTATACAGCTTTCTTTTGATTACTTACACTAGGCTTTTGTTGGATGTGATTATATGACCGTAGATGTACATCTGAGACTCGTACTTGCTACTTTTGGTTTTGTTATCTTGTAAATGACTGCTATGAGAATGTATAATGCTTTGACTGTTGACTTTGatctttgacttttgacttatgactttgatttttgactttttaccttaactttgacttttgactttgacctttgactttgattttgacctttgacttttgacttaACTTTATTTTTGCGTGGCATTTAATTATTTCGCATTTTACTCGCTTATCGTGACTCCgatttcacttttatttagcTTTTAGAAATGAATAAGTACTTGTAATATATCAACGCATACTTACCTTTTAGCTTTTTATTTGAGCCCTAGACCAGTGAGTAATAATGGAAACTAGACGACAACGTGGTTGAGGTTGTGGGTGAGAATCCAGGCAAGTCCAGGACCAAGGAGAGGAACAAGGTTCTGTAGCAAACCAGAACCAGGGACTCCGAGGTGAAGGTGTGGACCAGGTAGTTACGGCTATCAATCGAATGACTGATTTACTAGCCTGCTTGGttgaccaacagggtcaagTACCTAGTAACCAACAAAGGGACCCTGAAGTAGGTGAGGATAGGGCCCTGAagcggttccaaaagtttgctcctccaaaatttcttggaggacctGAGCCCAAAGTTGTCGAGAATTGGTTTGAGCGAATGAAGGATATATTCGCCGCGTTACATTGCACTAAAGAGAGGCAAGTTACCTTcgccgttttccagctggaaggcGCAGCctgttcctggtggaacgtagtaCTGGCAAAGTGGGATAAGGAACAAACTCTCCATACTTGGCTTAACTTTActagagaatttaatgagaaatttctcctGCCCTTAATCCAGGAGAAAAAAGAGGACGAGTTTATCAAACTGTATTAATATACTTCAAATGTAGCGGAATATGAGACCCAGTTTACCCGACTCTCCAAGTTTGCTCTAGAATTGGTAGTTAGTGAGCATAAATACATAAGACGATTTGTACAATGATTGAACgtgaaaattcaaaaggatttagCTGCTGCTCAAATCGACACTTTTAAAGATGCTCTTGAAAAGATTCAACGAGTGGAGCAGGCCCGATTTCAAGTTCGGACCTTTCAAGCTAAGAGGCGTGGTACATCTAGTAGTGCTCCTGGGCAAGGTGATCAGAATGTGTCACCTCCTAAGTTTGGAAGAGGTGCGGGTGGAACTCGAACTACTGGAACACCGAGAGAAAGAGCTCCATCTAGAGGAGCTCACAGTGGAAGGAGACAGGGACAACAAAGGACTATCTCCCAAGGAGTTCCTGCACCCACTACTCGTGCAAgttgtggatattgtggtaaGCCAAAGCACACCGAGGATAATTGCTTGCAAAAAACAAGGAAGTGCCTCTGTTGTGAATGTTCCGAACACCAGATTGCCACTTGCCCTGTTAAAAACCGTGACGGGAATAAGGGTGCACAGCTGgagatgtgacgcccccacttctccctaaggtgaaccaaaagGTATCCGCGAGACGTCTAttcaactctcgccaagactcaagACAAATCCCGTTCAAATTTAATGCAATATTATCTATCGCAACAAGGCAAAGTAAGAAAGATAAGTCGATTCCATAAGTAACATTAAAATTTACACAACAAGTTCCACAATATAACCATCATCCAATTCTTACATTTGATCCCAAAAAATATCTCAATTCCCAAAGTATAAAATAGCCAAGCAGTCTAGTCAATCACGTTGGaacctaatacaaaagtacttCAAAAGGGGTTCCATCAAGTTCCACATCTTCcatccctgttaaggaaaacaaatctacggggtgaacAGAACGCTCGTGAggtcaagaacacacatgcaagcacatagttCAACTAGCAAGCCCAAATAACATGTCAAATGATACAGTGCGAGTAATAAACAATTCAACTGAAATgtaaaacagaaacaattcaaggatatgataGCTATCAAGAGCTAAGTTCCCCTTGCTTTGCCGATATCGTttgtataccttcccgcgatgacactccatcAGCCGGGTCAATATTTCtattccgtagatcaccacttattTCTCTCCATCCACCGTACACCACACCGGGCCCGCAAGatatttataaggcgatactgtacgagtatgccaagcaagacctctcattaggtcgaacTTATTtgtctcatggctcgccaaggttcccgaccaagcctaTGCCGGCTcaagtccaaggtcggcctatgagtttgggcgtcctcCATGTATATTTGTgtgtcgagaagattcactccaatgacgtatgcagccatagcataccatttcatgttAAGCAAACATTTGATACATTCTAGTACCCATGTCATATCTAGCAAGTCATTCATTACATGTCAAGCAAGTCATTCACGAATTATTAGTTtcgaatgagaacgagtgcgataaagtacacacccgactccattttcaaaacttaAATTATTGGTAACAAGTAGACATGTATCAAGTTCACAAgagttcaagtaaacatgcacttgacactcaccgatataagtaatgaggaagaaatgtcaCTCGGAACTTTAGGAGTTCACtatgggatcctcttgaaggtccgcTTGAAGGGcgagaattgaagttttgagcaccaaaatATGGTGACCCAAAGCTactaaaatttccttgttaaacaagggtttttccAACTGTAAATCATAGACTTTGGGAGTTTAGTTGTACATTGAAACGGCCTTGGaatagcaccaaatttggtagtattatattaccatataagggctattactctaccaaatttcatagataAACAAGCATGGAAAGTTGATTAACCAAAtcaccaaattttcaaaaattccaaggcaaatctgtcttgtgagttccgttttccgttttcaagacATTTGGCCCACAGAGTacctcaaacatggtccatttgcATAAACAATGCCTAAGAGGTATCCAAAACACAATTTGGTGTGATTAACACCAGGAATTTCGAGTACAAGTCCCACACAAGATCAGGACATTCACTGAACCGAAAGAAGGTTGTGTCCAATACTGGGTCAGTTTCCAACTTTGGTCACAACTCATTCAATGGAGCTTGGAATTAaacgtggttggtggcgttggaaaactcattcataaaactataatttttcagaagaaaccattttcaaaatccatccATAACTATcccacatttgagcatcaagttgtagtTCCTGTTCTGCCTTCCAAGGAAACAACGAAACAGGGCAACCAAGTTCAAATAAATAgtttggctcactcaagtggaaccaagatgtgcattttataccaacggaaagctggaaatgtctagtttccattgTGACAAACAACAttcaattttgacatcggagcaaagagttattgCTGAAACAAaaggactgcctgggcaatcccgaaaaattttccaattttactATCCTTTAGAAATCAatacatttggccaaccaatccatgttatttttcaatgaaatttctacaccatccatataacatgtataaatcataaaaaagtcattagaaccacaaAAATTCGCACCAAAACACACGAgcatggcaggggtaaaatggtcacttttgcttattGCACCTTCCTTGAGTTTCatccaacaatacaacattatcCCACTCATTAaagtactaaaccaacattaataacctcttcgttcatcaaatcagttcatccaACCAAAgtaggagttcatagagcccacacgaTAATTTTCCAACATGAACAAattacccacatgcatgcatgggCTTAAATATGCACTACTACTTCCCTAGAGCAAAATTTGAAGGGTTGATCGTCACTTACCCTCCTAGATGTACAAGGCAGAAATTTTTGGCCCTCCTTAGCTctagaaaaccgtggaaagcagCCCCCTTTTGTAGTTTAAGATGATCACTAAGTGTTTAGCTAAGTgtggttgaaatttgaagtgaaatgggtgatgattttgtgaagaattggagaagaaaaatggaagagctCCTTGGTGTTTTCCTCCTCTTGATGGCCAGccaatgagagagaaaagagagggagtGTTTGTTCAAATGaaacttccaaaaaaaaaagctttaatgtgtggcccaagtttacccaaaagtcaactctccttcGCGCGCGCGTTTTGCGCTCGATTTCTTTCgaatttatttcactagtgcactaaacctttaatgcacttctattcatataaatattattcactcttaattgtcccaaaataagggtctaaagtccctcaattaaatcgcacgtgtaaaaacgcgtatttccaatttaagcgtGATGAAGTGAAATCTCCAGGAATTTCTTATAACGCTAGTACCACTAACtgtcacttgaatatttaaatataaaaatacctattttaactCCATTGTgcaagtctctaattttccaagtttattgTACCCCCAAATCAGCTATAATCTCCAAACGCGCATTTGTTATTTCCACTTAACGAGCttctaaaaattaaattttgaaacaagccactttaaaaatataacgaaactatagacccatgtaattaggtctaattaggttagaaaataatattcggagtaaatgggcaattaaatatttaaataaacttgaaatagaatttaaaatattaaattttgtgagtcatcacatcctctcccccttaagaaaatttcattctcgaaatttaccttgattggtGAACAGGTCTGGATACCTTTCTCGAATTGCTTCTCAACCTCTCAAGTCGCTTCCTCTAACCCATGGTTTTTCCAGAGAACTTTTACTAGTGGTATCTGtttatttctcaattctttcGCCTTTCTATCCAAAAACTTAACcggtttctccttataaatcaaTGTCTCATCGATCTCGATGCTTTCCGGTTGTAAGACATGTGAAggatctggatgatacttcttaagcatagacACATGGAACATATTATGAATTCGAGATAGATTCGGTGGCAATTTCAACTTATACGCTACCTGTTCCATgcgctgaataatcttataaggccctacaaacctcggttgtagtttcttTCCCCTTccagacatcaaacttgctttcaaaggtgtgatcttaagaaacACTAGATCTCCAACAGCAAATTCCAAATTCTTCCTCCGATTATCTGTATAGTTCTTTTGACTGCTCTGTGCGGTTTGAATTCTCTGGCGTACCAACTTTACCTTTTCACTAGCTTTCTCAATCCAAGACACTGTAGTCGGGTCTAAAATCTTCCGTTCAtctatttcatcccaacaaattggagaccTACATTTCCGACCATAAAGCGTTTCATACGGGGCCATTTGTATAGAGGAGTGGAAACAattgttataagcaaattccaccaaagttaaaaacttactccaacttttCCAAAAATCTAGAACATATGTCCTCAAGGGTCTGAATTGTCCTAtcagactgtccatcggtctgaggatgataagtggtactaaaatttagtttagtccccaacacttcttgtaTCTTTTGCCAGAACCTTGAAACAAATCTCGAGTCTCTATCCGACACTATACTTATAGGTATTTCATGTAACCTGATAATTTCATCCAAATACAGCTTAACTAACTTCTCCAATGAGTACTTCATGTTGATCGGCAGGAAGTAAGCCGATTTGGTcagtctatccactattacctaAATAGCATCCTGGTCTCTCTGTGTCCTCGGTaatcctgatacaaaatccatagtaATGTTCTCCCATTTTCACACAGATATTTCTAAAAGTTGCAAAAGTTCCTATGGTTTCTGATGCtcagctttaacctgttgacagaTCAAGCaagtctgaacaaattgggcaatctcCTTCCTCATACTCTCCCACGAATATAGACTCTTcaaatcttggtacattttattccttcCAGAGTGTACCGTAAATTTTGATCGGTGTGTctcttctaaaatttccttCCTAAGTCGCTCATCTTTTGGCACTACTATCCAATTCCGAAATCTCAAAATACCATTTGATCTCAAATTAAAATCCAATTTTTCTCCTCTTTTAACATTTTCCACCCACTTTTGCACTTCGACATCCTTCTCCTGAGATTCTTTGATACGCTCCAACAAAGTGAAGTTCAGTATAATATTCCTCAAaattactttccttggttcAAGTTTAGGATTTCAATAACTAACTTTCTCCAGCAAATataattccttaatcatcaatccggcCACTAGTACTTGACGattcaaagcatcggccactacattggctttcTCTGAATGGTACTTTATAGTGCAAtcatagtcttccaaaaattccatccacctatgttgcctcaaattcagctctttttgagaaaacaaatatttaaaatttttgtggtttgtaaaaacctcaaatgtcattTCATACAGGGAATGTCTTCATTTCTTTAAACCAAATACCATTGCTGCcaactccaagtcatgagtcgggtaattcccttcatgtggttttaatttcctagaggcatacgctatcactttgtcattttgtatcaaaacacatcccaatccttccTTAAATGTATCTGTATAAatcacaaaactatcctttccaTTCGATAGAGTTAATACAAGTGCTCTCGTTAGACgtctctttaattcctgaaaactctcttcacaccTAAGATTCCGtataaacttttcacttttcttggtcaattcagtcatgggtctagcaatttgaaaaaaatcCTGAATAAacctccggtaataccctgttagtccaataaaatttcaaacCTCAGTAGGATTTTTCGATCGTTTTCACCTTGCGACAGCTTCAACCTTAGTCGGATCCACCTTAATCCCATctttagaaattatatgccccAAGAATGTCAtttctttcaaccaaaattcacatttgctaaatttagcatacaaTTTGTGTTCCCTCAaggtttgcaaaataattctcaaatgcttctcgtgatctttcacattcttagagtacaccaatatatcatcaataaagaccacTACAAATTGATttagataaggtttaaaaaccctatgcattaaatccatgaaagcagcatgtacattagtcaatccaaagggcattactgcaaactcaaagtgcccatacctcgagttaaaagtaATTTTGGGTATATTCTTCtctaaaatcctcaattgataataactCTATCCCAAATCTAATTTGGAAAATACTACTGCCCCTtgtaattggtcaaacaattcatcaatgtgacGCAATAGatacttattcttaattgtgACATCATTTAAGTCTCGGTAATCTATACACAatctcaaactcccatcctttttcttaacaaacaaaacCGGGACTCCCCAATGGAATCGCTTGCCTTTATAAAACCCCATTCCAGCAAATCCTGcagttgcaatttcaattccttcaattcaGCTGGAGTCATCCGATATGGAgttttagagataggtgctactcccgGAGTCACATCAATGTTAAAAGCTATTttccgttccgggggtagagactcTAACTCTTCAGGAAATATATCTGAAAAatctttcactacaggcatgtcttccaatttcaccttatcactagtgGTGTTGATAAGAAAAGCCAGATATTCTCGATCTCCTCTACTTAACAATTTTCTAACCCGGAtccctgaaataagtgcagatgaaacTAACCTACCATTTACTTCCAATTTCAGGGTCGCTTTTCCTGGAATACCCAATTCTATAATTTTTGTTCTACAGTTCAACTGGACATTATAACggactaaccaatccatccctaagatcacatcataccccttaattgTTAAACCTATTAGATCggccaataattttcgtttaCCGATCTAGATTTCACAATCCCCAtacatcaagttagcaactagactttgatccccagtaggtgtTTTAACTTCTAAATCACACGATAACTTAATTGGCTCCAAATCTATCCCGCTCatgaaagtagggttttatAAAAGAATGTGTTGCACCTGAATCAATTAGAACCCTAGCTaaacggtgaaa
Protein-coding regions in this window:
- the LOC140015812 gene encoding uncharacterized protein; amino-acid sequence: MAPYETLYGRKCRSPICWDEIDERKILDPTTVSWIEKASEKVKLVRQRIQTAQSSQKNYTDNRRKNLEFAVGDLVFLKITPLKASLMSGRGKKLQPRFVGPYKIIQRMEQVAYKLKLPPNLSRIHNMFHVSMLKKYHPDPSHVLQPESIEIDETLIYKEKPVKFLDRKAKELRNKQIPLVKVLWKNHGLEEAT